The nucleotide sequence GGTCTCGCCAGCACGTTGCCCCGGGGACACAGCAGCCGGAAAGCCCGAAGGTGGCCGGTGCCGAGGTGGCCATCGGCTGGCCGCAGGTGGAAGAGGTGAGGGCCTGTCTGAGCTGGGTGAGTCAGGTGGCCTGGGTCCCGGTGATTGGGCTGCTGGCTGGGTTTGGTTCCCAGCGTGGCACATGGCGCAGCTATCAGCTGTGTCCCAGGGAGCCTTCCTCTGGCTCGTGCCCACCAGCTTGCCTCCTCCCCAGGCCCTGGTGCTCCTGCAGCTCTGGGCAAACCTGGACGTGCTACTGGTGGCCTCGTGGCAGGAGCTGAGTCAGCACGTGTGCGCCATCACCAAGGCTCTCGCCCAGTGTCCCCTCAAGTGCGTGACACCTGGACTgaagggggcagggggcaggatCACCTCAAGGTGGTGGCAGTGCCTCCCCGGCCTATGGGGAGCTGCTCAGCTGAGGTTCTAAAAGGCTTCTCCCTGTCCTTCCCTGTCCCCAGGCAGTACCGGGAATCCCAGGCCTTTTCCTTCTGCACAGCAGGGCGCTGGGCAGCCGGCGAGCCGGTGGCAAGAGACGGCACAGGGCTGCGGGGGGCCTGGCGGAGGCAGATCAGGCAGTTTAGTCGAGTCAGCCCAGCCGTGGCCGATGCGGTGGTCACAGCCTTCCCCTCCCCTCGCCTTCTGCAGCAGGTGGGCCCCTCCCTCCTCGAACCCCTCCAGGTGCAGAGGCCCAGTCCCCAGGCACCCTCTCATACCTCCGCCTGCCCCTAGGCGCTCGAGGCCTGCAGCACGGAGCAGGAGCGCATGGGCCTCCTGGCTGACCTCCCCGTGCTGCCCAGTGAAGGCGGGCGTCCCCGCAGGGTGGGGCCTGACCTCTCCCGCCGCATCTGCCTCTTCCTGACCACGGCCAACCCCGACCTCCTGCTGGACCTGGGCTCCTGACCACACATGGGACCACCAGGACAGCATGCAGCCTTGGGGACAGACCAGATACCCTGGCGCAGTGGGGGAGGACCCCAGCCATACGTGGGTTGGGTTCTCAGCCTCTGGCTGAGCAGGTCTGACCTCGGGGAGGGTGGGTGGTTGCTGGGGAAGTTTTAGGTAGTTGGGATGAGAAGAGGGGCTTCTGGCTGGCAGATGGCTGGTGGTTCCTGTGCTGAGTCCTGGACACACGGGCCACAGGGGAGCTCAGCAGCAGGGCTGTGTGctcccccccccacacacacacacacattggcaGGGGCCA is from Macaca fascicularis isolate 582-1 chromosome 20, T2T-MFA8v1.1 and encodes:
- the EME2 gene encoding probable crossover junction endonuclease EME2 isoform X3, with protein sequence MRGSVELRCAQAATPGVSLAALASWEAQSWFSRRVTEQISGPTRWVPWISPETTARSHLAVIGLDAYLWYHSLMPTAGVAGMGVQGRWAHFWGCCGIADPTSPGGLWQRPRSGRAGPMGNREEWSPLFRSRQHVAPGTQQPESPKVAGAEVAIGWPQVEEALVLLQLWANLDVLLVASWQELSQHVCAITKALAQCPLKQYRESQAFSFCTAGRWAAGEPVARDGTGLRGAWRRQIRQFSRVSPAVADAVVTAFPSPRLLQQALEACSTEQERMGLLADLPVLPSEGGRPRRVGPDLSRRICLFLTTANPDLLLDLGS
- the EME2 gene encoding probable crossover junction endonuclease EME2 isoform X2, which encodes MARVGPGRAGVSRQGGGRGRGGSGQRRPPTWEISDSDAEGPSGSEAAPRARDPAGERRAAAEELRLLRPEQVLKRLAVCVDPAILEDAGADVLMEALEALGCECRIEPQRPARSLRWTRASPDPCPRSLPSEVWTADEQEFLLLLDPEEFLQGVATLTQISGPTRWVPWISPETTARSHLAVIGLDAYLWSRQHVAPGTQQPESPKVAGAEVAIGWPQVEEALVLLQLWANLDVLLVASWQELSQHVCAITKALAQCPLKQYRESQAFSFCTAGRWAAGEPVARDGTGLRGAWRRQIRQFSRVSPAVADAVVTAFPSPRLLQQALEACSTEQERMGLLADLPVLPSEGGRPRRVGPDLSRRICLFLTTANPDLLLDLGS
- the EME2 gene encoding probable crossover junction endonuclease EME2 isoform X4: MRGSVELRCAQAATPGVSLAALASWEAQSWFSRRVTEQISGPTRWVPWISPETTARSHLAVIGLDAYLWSRQHVAPGTQQPESPKVAGAEVAIGWPQVEEALVLLQLWANLDVLLVASWQELSQHVCAITKALAQCPLKQYRESQAFSFCTAGRWAAGEPVARDGTGLRGAWRRQIRQFSRVSPAVADAVVTAFPSPRLLQQALEACSTEQERMGLLADLPVLPSEGGRPRRVGPDLSRRICLFLTTANPDLLLDLGS